A single genomic interval of Zobellia nedashkovskayae harbors:
- a CDS encoding DDE-type integrase/transposase/recombinase: MEIGYLQIIEDHAYVLKSLLTDNGMNAGTLNNAISKAKVNKTGFYDTHKKLGSKKIWIRYQSIPLKVLTKLKLPTEESEIIDLLKNAAPVHGSCDTALDFIFHQIWIHQKYWVEYMPLYKEYFTDIEVISNYARTHAIIQEIIICIRTGVRSLKEIHMAFQKLPKVCFKAKSYSYFSSKIKKFNIYGITENLVHDFTINGRKPYRVTSVVKSLIQAHRLNSKRYSKSKILILVNTHLKQLGHHKISQSTVDRICDDIEFRNKTDILRLGKKYADDNITPYLPRKTPDYAGGLYQIDSSQINIYYNNEGTPSYLTLCVVLDVYSRKIIGNSIGANENFQLISNAMKNAFVNGGIGPDNILVDNHKSYHSKDFTLLKNKLMGIGVNIRYAKVKNAKDKAHVERWFGTFQSKYLIDIYGFLGEGIKTKRENGRANNEKTKEYRKTKNLYEKEILIQIINNKITEYNEAIHSITQDSPYRAFKNSAKNSDRYINKYDIALIFGQTKKIRVRNSKIFITLLGSKHSYTILDRKISNKVNRTVVKVHYDEFDPTHVFMSGLNDEMIGVVYRDHKVNIVPVKSSEAKVYQSHSLRNIKNIKQNLKDIYKEIKEGYDELEETPVLGLDEKTNLKIKESSLDSIRDIENELLSLRVINKIPSNSAYDGDLKTISESIDDKVPFVLKRVR; the protein is encoded by the coding sequence ATGGAGATTGGTTATTTGCAAATTATTGAAGATCATGCATATGTTTTGAAATCTTTATTAACTGATAATGGTATGAATGCGGGTACACTCAATAATGCTATATCCAAAGCCAAAGTAAATAAAACCGGTTTTTATGATACCCATAAAAAATTAGGGTCTAAAAAAATATGGATTCGTTATCAAAGTATACCGTTAAAAGTACTGACGAAACTCAAATTACCAACAGAAGAGTCAGAAATTATTGATTTGCTGAAAAATGCAGCACCAGTTCATGGCTCTTGCGATACTGCGTTAGATTTTATTTTCCATCAAATTTGGATCCACCAAAAATATTGGGTAGAGTATATGCCTTTGTACAAAGAATACTTTACGGATATTGAGGTAATCAGCAATTATGCTAGGACACATGCCATAATTCAAGAAATAATAATTTGCATAAGGACTGGAGTAAGAAGCTTAAAGGAAATACATATGGCATTTCAAAAACTACCAAAGGTGTGTTTTAAAGCAAAATCTTACTCCTATTTCTCAAGTAAAATAAAAAAGTTTAATATCTATGGAATTACTGAAAATTTAGTACATGATTTTACAATTAATGGCCGAAAACCATATAGAGTAACCTCAGTTGTGAAATCGCTCATTCAAGCTCATCGATTGAATAGCAAAAGATATAGTAAATCTAAAATATTAATTTTAGTCAATACGCATCTTAAACAACTAGGTCATCATAAAATTTCGCAATCTACTGTAGATAGAATTTGTGATGATATAGAGTTTAGAAATAAAACAGATATACTTAGACTTGGAAAAAAGTATGCTGACGATAATATAACTCCTTACTTACCTAGAAAAACTCCTGATTATGCTGGTGGTCTCTACCAAATAGATTCTTCTCAAATAAATATATATTATAATAACGAAGGAACTCCATCATATTTGACCTTATGTGTCGTTTTAGATGTTTATTCTAGAAAAATTATAGGTAATAGTATTGGTGCTAATGAAAACTTTCAACTAATAAGTAATGCTATGAAAAATGCTTTCGTTAATGGAGGAATAGGACCCGATAACATATTAGTAGACAATCACAAATCTTATCATTCTAAAGATTTTACACTGTTAAAAAATAAGTTGATGGGTATTGGTGTAAATATTAGATATGCTAAAGTTAAAAACGCAAAAGATAAAGCCCATGTAGAAAGATGGTTTGGAACCTTTCAATCAAAATATTTGATTGATATTTATGGTTTCCTAGGAGAAGGAATTAAAACAAAAAGAGAAAATGGCAGAGCTAATAACGAGAAAACAAAAGAGTATAGAAAAACTAAAAACCTTTATGAAAAGGAGATATTAATACAAATTATAAACAATAAAATCACGGAATATAATGAAGCAATTCACTCTATAACACAGGATAGTCCGTATAGAGCATTTAAGAATTCAGCTAAAAATTCTGACAGATATATCAATAAATATGATATTGCTTTGATTTTTGGGCAAACAAAAAAAATTAGAGTTCGAAATTCTAAGATTTTTATAACTCTTTTAGGTTCAAAACACTCCTATACAATATTAGATAGAAAAATATCCAATAAGGTAAACCGAACAGTTGTAAAGGTCCATTATGATGAGTTTGATCCAACCCATGTATTTATGAGTGGTTTAAATGATGAAATGATAGGTGTTGTTTACAGAGATCATAAAGTGAATATAGTTCCGGTCAAAAGTTCGGAAGCAAAAGTTTACCAAAGTCATAGTTTGAGAAATATTAAAAATATAAAACAAAATTTAAAAGATATTTATAAAGAGATAAAAGAGGGGTATGATGAACTAGAAGAGACACCGGTTTTAGGTTTGGATGAAAAAACTAATTTAAAAATTAAAGAGTCTAGTTTAGATAGTATAAGGGATATTGAAAATGAATTATTATCATTAAGAGTTATAAATAAAATCCCTAGTAATTCTGCTTACGATGGGGATTTAAAGACTATATCTGAATCAATTGATGATAAAGTTCCATTTGTACTTAAAAGAGTTAGGTAA
- a CDS encoding ATP-binding protein, giving the protein MEKFKKQIFELRNYSDIQKICQYAHTSSKFLIIAGETGSGKTEGLVSYSQKNGENIKYVRLRKSMSTSHFFTEISNAYNYGGCTRRSFYHFMNWIKAYIEESNEKHLLIVDEGGMFNNEQLGLFHELRDLTENNLGIILAGPKYFVEKLKNWNSLQKNGVPEFYRRINRIIPLNDLTKEEIIGVCNAYGVKSKDINNRFLGIKNIGDLTNSIENYLYLKENSAT; this is encoded by the coding sequence ATGGAAAAATTCAAAAAACAAATATTTGAATTAAGAAACTACTCAGATATTCAAAAAATATGTCAATATGCACATACAAGCTCTAAATTTTTAATAATTGCAGGTGAAACTGGCAGTGGTAAAACTGAAGGTCTAGTGAGTTATAGTCAGAAAAATGGAGAAAACATTAAATATGTTCGATTACGTAAAAGCATGTCCACTAGTCATTTTTTTACAGAAATATCAAATGCGTATAATTACGGAGGATGTACCAGAAGATCTTTTTATCATTTTATGAATTGGATAAAAGCTTATATTGAAGAAAGTAATGAAAAACATCTTTTAATTGTAGATGAGGGTGGTATGTTTAATAATGAACAATTAGGCTTATTTCATGAACTAAGAGATTTAACAGAGAATAATTTGGGAATTATTTTAGCTGGTCCCAAATATTTTGTTGAAAAATTGAAAAACTGGAATAGTTTGCAAAAAAATGGTGTACCAGAATTTTACAGAAGGATTAATAGAATTATACCATTAAATGACTTAACTAAAGAGGAAATAATAGGTGTTTGCAACGCATATGGAGTTAAATCAAAAGATATTAATAATCGGTTTTTGGGTATCAAAAATATTGGTGATTTAACAAATAGTATAGAAAATTATCTTTATTTAAAAGAGAATTCAGCTACTTAA
- a CDS encoding helix-turn-helix domain-containing protein has protein sequence MGGHLRNEKLLQQISTQLKLLREKKGLTQEDVYNDTGVHISRIETSKVNITVSTLDALCKYFDISLSSFFMNCQKF, from the coding sequence ATGGGAGGTCATTTAAGAAACGAGAAACTACTACAACAGATTTCAACTCAGTTGAAACTTCTTCGTGAGAAAAAAGGACTAACGCAAGAAGATGTTTATAATGACACAGGAGTACATATCTCTCGTATAGAAACAAGTAAGGTCAATATAACAGTTAGTACATTAGATGCTTTATGTAAATATTTCGACATATCCTTATCTAGCTTCTTTATGAATTGCCAAAAATTTTAA
- a CDS encoding tyrosine-type recombinase/integrase, which translates to MKNVTADAHERTKDYLSDSEMKLLLQASKKTRYPKRNYLLLLMIYRHGLRVSEAVNLKKSDVNIKESRVWINRLKNGLSVEHPISGDELRAIRRYLNSRKDNLPWLFVNERGLPLTRQAVNYITTSVGEKADLPSVHPHTLRHSCGFYLANKGYDLRLIQDYLGHRDPKHTAHYTRVVSSRFEKLWG; encoded by the coding sequence ATGAAAAATGTAACTGCCGATGCACATGAAAGAACCAAAGACTATTTAAGTGACTCTGAAATGAAGTTACTTCTTCAGGCTTCAAAAAAGACCCGATATCCAAAAAGGAATTACCTTTTATTACTTATGATTTATAGACATGGATTAAGAGTAAGTGAAGCTGTAAACTTGAAAAAATCAGATGTCAATATAAAAGAATCAAGAGTTTGGATAAATAGGCTGAAAAATGGTCTTTCAGTTGAGCATCCAATATCAGGAGATGAACTTAGGGCTATAAGACGATATCTAAATTCACGAAAAGATAATCTACCATGGTTGTTTGTAAATGAAAGAGGATTACCATTAACTAGGCAAGCTGTAAATTATATTACAACATCGGTAGGGGAGAAGGCAGATTTACCAAGTGTTCATCCACATACTTTAAGGCATTCTTGCGGTTTTTATTTAGCTAACAAAGGTTACGACTTAAGATTAATACAGGATTACTTAGGGCATCGAGACCCCAAACATACTGCACATTATACTAGAGTAGTTAGTAGTAGATTTGAAAAACTTTGGGGCTAA
- a CDS encoding TM0106 family RecB-like putative nuclease, with translation MNYKNDQITYSPSDLSSHSSCKHLTQLNKQHVRGEISDPEIYTNRVLQMLQEKGLEFEKNHLQEIKTQGKSVAEISIEDPHAEKQTIEAMQKGVDIIYQARLKEDGKWSGWADFLKKVDRPSVLGDWSYEVWDTKLANETKAGTILQIGLYSERVASIQGLTPEFMGVIKPEEEEKYRYDEYAAYIRLVKRNLEDAILKEEDTYPNPVSHCDICKWWKNCNAVRRKDDHLTFVAGLGTSQAKELKLHEVDTLEKLANLNLPVPFNPLKGVKETYNKLREQARLQYTSRQNGYIPIYETLDLEEGKGFNKLPKPSVNDIYLDFEGDRMVEPDGLEYMIGYVHKGEYHALWAKNEKEEKEIFERFVDFAFKQKQEDPSLHIYHYAPYEVTAFKRLMGKYASRETEIDIFLRSHTFVDLYTVVRQSVRASVEKYSIKDLEVFFGYKRKMDLRHLSSHKSQLELLLQTKNIDKLTKETKDVVQLYNQDDCQSLIRLQEWLEEIRASLIKQGDNIPRPEDEDGTASDNITAHQERIEPIMNSLLDGIPSIRTERNRIEQARYILAHMLDWYRREKKSFWWEFFRLKELPEDQILEERKAISFLEYTGNREPEKRSVVDEYKFPPQECDLRQGQALEDQENNKIGAIHEIDVEAGILRIKKGPSKINLPHPMSVISLESVNSSVKEESIIRLAEWVVEHGMDNEDMTYRAARQLLMNSPQSLIKDRTHLDDLFEKTYDFASKLNQSYLPVQGPPGAGKSFTGSHLVVRLIKNGKKIGVTALSHKVIFNLLDKIWDAAQKEGLSIEMIQKIKANTEESKPWTLVRDESIIQKAIGNVDVIAGTSFMWSKPPYQNSVDYLIVDEAGQLSLIDTLAVAHSCSNLVLLGDPQQLKQPQQGVHPDGTEVSALENVLLGEKTISDEQGVFLAETWRMHSSINTFVSELFYESKLKSKKHLDVQQIMGSRYAGAGMYLEEVEHDGNTNSSSEEVEKLIEIVAHLTSGKVSYINEKEEEATLTSREIKIITPYNAQVQAIKKSLPDLEVGTVDKFQGQEAPVVIYSVATSSLEEAPRGMEFLFSPNRFNVAVSRARTCIIMVANPSIFEAECKSPHQIKLANAFCRFKELSKKII, from the coding sequence ATGAATTATAAGAACGACCAAATTACTTATAGCCCTTCTGATTTATCTTCTCATAGCAGTTGTAAACACCTTACACAGTTAAATAAACAGCATGTTAGAGGAGAAATTTCAGATCCAGAAATATATACGAATCGTGTACTTCAAATGTTACAAGAAAAAGGGCTTGAGTTTGAAAAAAATCACTTGCAAGAAATTAAGACTCAAGGAAAATCTGTTGCAGAAATTAGTATTGAGGACCCGCATGCTGAGAAGCAAACAATTGAAGCTATGCAAAAAGGTGTAGATATAATTTATCAGGCAAGGTTAAAAGAAGATGGTAAATGGAGCGGCTGGGCTGATTTTTTAAAGAAGGTTGATAGACCAAGTGTTTTGGGAGATTGGTCATACGAAGTTTGGGATACCAAATTAGCGAATGAAACTAAAGCTGGTACAATATTGCAAATAGGTCTCTATTCTGAACGTGTAGCTTCAATACAAGGTCTGACCCCAGAGTTTATGGGGGTAATAAAGCCTGAAGAAGAAGAAAAGTATCGATATGATGAATATGCTGCATACATAAGATTAGTAAAAAGAAACCTTGAAGATGCAATTTTGAAAGAAGAGGATACCTATCCTAACCCTGTAAGCCATTGCGATATTTGTAAATGGTGGAAGAATTGTAATGCGGTTAGAAGAAAAGATGATCATTTGACTTTCGTGGCAGGATTAGGAACTTCCCAAGCAAAAGAATTAAAACTACATGAAGTTGATACCCTAGAAAAACTTGCTAATTTAAATTTACCTGTACCTTTTAATCCATTAAAAGGAGTAAAGGAAACCTATAATAAACTTCGGGAACAGGCACGGTTACAATATACAAGTAGGCAAAACGGATATATACCGATATACGAAACCTTAGATTTAGAAGAAGGTAAAGGATTCAACAAATTACCAAAACCATCTGTAAATGATATTTACCTCGATTTTGAAGGAGACAGAATGGTTGAACCGGATGGTCTTGAGTATATGATCGGTTATGTACACAAAGGAGAATACCATGCCCTTTGGGCTAAAAATGAAAAAGAAGAAAAAGAGATTTTTGAGCGATTTGTTGACTTTGCTTTCAAACAGAAACAAGAAGACCCTTCACTTCATATTTATCATTATGCACCTTACGAAGTCACTGCTTTTAAACGATTAATGGGTAAGTATGCATCGCGCGAAACTGAGATTGATATCTTTTTAAGATCACACACATTTGTTGATCTCTATACCGTTGTTCGTCAGTCAGTACGAGCTAGTGTGGAAAAGTACTCGATTAAAGACTTAGAAGTGTTCTTTGGTTATAAACGTAAGATGGATTTACGTCATTTATCAAGTCATAAATCCCAATTGGAGCTACTTCTTCAAACTAAAAATATTGATAAATTAACAAAGGAGACCAAAGATGTCGTACAGCTTTATAATCAAGATGATTGTCAATCATTAATTCGTCTTCAAGAATGGTTGGAAGAGATTCGTGCTAGTCTAATAAAACAAGGTGATAACATTCCAAGACCAGAGGATGAAGATGGCACAGCAAGTGATAACATTACTGCTCATCAAGAACGTATAGAACCTATAATGAATTCTTTGCTTGATGGCATACCTTCAATAAGAACCGAACGAAATAGAATTGAACAGGCTAGATATATACTAGCCCATATGCTTGATTGGTATCGTAGAGAAAAAAAGTCTTTTTGGTGGGAGTTTTTCCGTTTGAAAGAGCTACCAGAAGACCAAATTTTGGAAGAACGTAAAGCTATTTCATTTCTAGAATATACAGGTAATCGAGAACCTGAAAAAAGAAGCGTCGTAGATGAATATAAATTTCCGCCCCAGGAATGTGATTTGCGTCAAGGTCAAGCCTTAGAAGACCAAGAAAATAATAAAATAGGTGCTATTCATGAGATTGACGTTGAAGCAGGTATACTCAGAATAAAAAAAGGTCCATCTAAAATTAATTTACCGCACCCAATGTCGGTCATCAGCTTGGAAAGCGTGAATTCTAGTGTAAAAGAAGAATCAATTATTAGATTGGCAGAATGGGTTGTTGAACATGGAATGGATAACGAGGATATGACCTATCGTGCAGCTAGACAGTTGCTGATGAACAGTCCTCAAAGTTTGATTAAAGATAGAACGCATTTAGATGATCTTTTTGAGAAAACGTATGACTTTGCATCTAAGCTAAACCAGAGTTATTTGCCCGTTCAAGGTCCGCCAGGTGCTGGTAAAAGTTTTACAGGAAGCCACCTTGTCGTTAGATTGATTAAAAATGGTAAAAAAATAGGTGTTACAGCTCTTAGTCATAAAGTCATCTTTAACTTACTCGACAAAATATGGGATGCAGCTCAAAAGGAAGGTTTAAGTATTGAAATGATACAAAAGATTAAAGCGAATACTGAGGAAAGTAAACCATGGACGTTAGTTAGAGATGAGAGTATCATCCAAAAAGCAATTGGTAATGTTGACGTTATTGCCGGCACATCCTTTATGTGGAGCAAACCACCTTATCAAAACAGTGTGGATTACCTTATTGTTGATGAAGCAGGTCAATTATCTTTGATTGATACTCTAGCTGTTGCACATAGTTGTTCCAATCTTGTTTTGTTAGGAGATCCACAACAGTTAAAACAGCCACAGCAAGGTGTGCATCCAGACGGCACAGAGGTATCTGCACTTGAAAATGTATTACTGGGCGAAAAAACTATTTCTGATGAACAAGGAGTGTTCTTGGCTGAAACTTGGCGTATGCATTCATCAATTAATACTTTCGTTTCTGAACTATTTTATGAGAGCAAGTTAAAATCAAAAAAGCATCTTGATGTTCAGCAAATAATGGGCTCACGGTATGCTGGAGCAGGAATGTATCTTGAAGAGGTTGAGCATGATGGAAATACTAACTCATCTTCTGAAGAAGTTGAGAAGTTAATTGAAATTGTAGCACACCTCACAAGTGGAAAAGTATCTTATATCAATGAAAAGGAAGAGGAAGCTACACTTACCAGTAGAGAAATCAAAATAATAACTCCTTACAATGCACAAGTACAGGCTATTAAAAAAAGTTTACCTGACTTAGAAGTTGGTACTGTTGATAAATTTCAAGGTCAGGAAGCTCCAGTAGTTATTTATTCAGTGGCAACATCAAGCTTAGAAGAAGCCCCGCGTGGAATGGAGTTCCTATTTAGCCCAAATCGATTTAATGTTGCAGTTTCAAGGGCTCGCACATGTATTATTATGGTGGCAAATCCATCTATTTTTGAAGCCGAATGCAAAAGTCCGCATCAAATAAAGTTGGCCAATGCCTTTTGTAGGTTTAAAGAGCTTTCAAAGAAAATCATTTAA
- a CDS encoding AAA family ATPase, with protein MELKYVWIKKYKNLENIDFNFQHPSDDFFEYNDGFLNIKENKLQSKKDFFGRNIKGLTTIVGKNGSGKTNLSEFLTYNLAHVGRGLSTFMKGEGIIVLKDKIFVQEDINIENTATLNKEGYDIIKYKNAPLDKSSGVDWHLMEKNKFIYYCPINSYRLGYSGRGLDNMINISSSYLIRYDVYDTLKSVLNNETYSWQKKDSTDSLRAHFRNEKLRESDLILNYEPIKELIKVPKLIRISVDHHTENNLLNGRHSRREDKKTLQIGNHYQELSQMNVGFEYYSLERLKLDVETRTGYEKYDIKADDRKNAFKWNFLIQFFKGLLFFGNKTFPDGFLFNFIFDHEYDLEDKALLSDLEKLKAQIKELVDLNKWEDVKAEIIEQSLSPDNERELQIYSLYSNFEIDIEQKHAKELLINLISTVKKFLNNQLNFHYEFFHQLSAGEQNLLNFYSRFYYAKNQVLEIEKDYPKNEAERIVIFIDEGEVGYHPEWQRLYFNQVINYLSELFENREIQLILTTHSPFVLSDIPKENVIFLDKDTEGNALKKNFEMEKTFGANIYTLLSDSFFMKNGTIGEFAKEKIERVINKLDNVEVRLSDEDLIEINYVIDTLGEPLIKMQLESMREQRLNLSEVSLMRKRIEDLENQINSQNDKNQNQ; from the coding sequence ATGGAACTCAAATATGTTTGGATAAAAAAATATAAAAATCTAGAAAATATAGATTTCAATTTTCAACATCCAAGCGATGATTTTTTTGAGTATAATGATGGTTTTTTAAATATTAAAGAAAATAAACTCCAATCTAAAAAAGACTTTTTTGGCAGAAATATAAAGGGGCTAACAACGATTGTAGGTAAAAATGGTTCAGGAAAAACCAATCTAAGTGAGTTTTTAACATACAATTTAGCTCATGTTGGTAGAGGGTTATCGACCTTCATGAAAGGAGAGGGTATTATTGTTCTCAAAGACAAGATATTTGTTCAAGAGGATATCAATATAGAAAATACAGCTACCTTAAACAAAGAGGGCTATGATATTATCAAATATAAAAATGCTCCTTTAGATAAAAGTTCTGGAGTGGACTGGCATCTTATGGAGAAGAATAAATTTATCTATTACTGTCCTATCAATAGCTATCGACTTGGATATAGCGGACGTGGATTAGACAACATGATTAACATTTCATCTAGTTATTTAATTAGATATGATGTCTATGATACTCTTAAATCGGTACTAAATAATGAAACTTATTCATGGCAAAAAAAGGATTCAACCGATTCATTAAGGGCTCATTTCAGAAACGAAAAATTAAGGGAATCTGACCTTATTTTAAATTATGAACCAATAAAGGAATTAATTAAGGTTCCTAAACTTATACGCATTTCTGTAGACCATCATACCGAGAACAACTTACTTAATGGTAGACATTCTAGAAGGGAAGATAAAAAGACACTACAAATAGGGAATCATTATCAGGAGCTATCTCAAATGAATGTAGGATTCGAATATTATTCCCTAGAGAGGTTAAAATTAGATGTTGAAACTAGAACAGGTTACGAAAAATATGATATAAAAGCTGATGATAGAAAAAATGCTTTTAAATGGAATTTTTTAATTCAATTTTTTAAAGGCCTTCTCTTTTTTGGTAATAAAACTTTTCCAGATGGCTTTTTATTCAATTTCATTTTTGACCATGAATATGATTTAGAGGACAAGGCTTTATTGTCAGATTTGGAAAAATTGAAAGCGCAAATTAAAGAGCTTGTCGATTTAAATAAATGGGAAGATGTTAAAGCTGAAATAATTGAACAAAGTCTGTCTCCTGACAATGAAAGGGAACTCCAAATTTATAGTTTATACAGTAATTTTGAAATTGACATTGAACAAAAGCATGCCAAAGAACTTCTAATTAATCTAATCTCAACCGTTAAAAAGTTTTTAAATAACCAGCTAAATTTTCATTACGAGTTTTTTCATCAATTGAGTGCTGGTGAACAAAATTTATTGAACTTCTATTCACGATTTTATTATGCTAAAAATCAAGTGCTAGAAATAGAAAAAGATTATCCAAAAAATGAAGCTGAAAGAATAGTCATTTTTATTGATGAGGGAGAAGTTGGGTATCATCCGGAATGGCAACGGTTATATTTTAATCAAGTAATTAACTATTTATCTGAACTTTTTGAAAATAGAGAAATTCAATTAATACTTACTACACATAGTCCTTTTGTCCTTTCAGATATCCCTAAAGAAAATGTGATTTTTTTAGATAAGGATACGGAAGGAAACGCATTAAAAAAAAATTTTGAAATGGAAAAAACCTTCGGAGCAAACATCTACACCTTACTTTCCGATTCTTTTTTCATGAAAAATGGCACTATTGGTGAATTTGCCAAAGAAAAAATTGAAAGGGTGATAAATAAATTGGACAATGTTGAAGTAAGATTGTCTGATGAAGATTTAATCGAAATCAATTATGTAATAGATACCCTAGGTGAACCTTTAATTAAAATGCAATTAGAATCTATGCGAGAACAAAGATTAAACCTTTCCGAAGTATCCTTGATGAGAAAAAGAATTGAAGACTTAGAAAATCAAATAAATAGCCAGAATGATAAAAATCAAAACCAATAA
- a CDS encoding HNH endonuclease — translation MIKIKTNKTKANDFAKSFLKPGAKFALTTKIDNWLAANPGHRGRGMFNYIKNNIEHILKAEPKELEKIIQEFLKKGYQKKILTKKGKLNKLGKEIEIIFNYKGFRESKRAILLAQSLKIKSCTYCNSQYSLTVEHNGKTKLLFHLDHFFPKSTYPYLSLSYYNLIPCCASCNMSKSNKPYQIKENIHPYIDSLDEIAKYEATYKSLALFLLDINKNENDIELQLNVRKKFLGDLKTENKLNNYKNEFKVETQYQQFKDVVGETYLKGLYYNNYRKKELTDFFKKKKGISLTQEMIHRFIVGNYTENKDLLKRPLAKMMKDISEDFKLI, via the coding sequence ATGATAAAAATCAAAACCAATAAAACTAAAGCAAATGATTTTGCTAAATCGTTTTTGAAGCCTGGTGCTAAATTTGCACTTACAACCAAAATCGATAATTGGCTAGCTGCAAATCCCGGACATAGAGGCAGAGGCATGTTTAACTATATCAAAAACAATATTGAGCATATACTAAAAGCAGAGCCAAAGGAACTTGAAAAAATAATTCAAGAATTCTTAAAAAAAGGATATCAAAAAAAAATTCTTACTAAAAAAGGAAAGCTTAACAAACTTGGTAAAGAAATCGAAATTATATTTAACTATAAAGGATTTCGAGAAAGTAAAAGAGCGATTTTACTAGCTCAATCACTAAAAATTAAATCATGTACTTATTGTAATTCGCAATACTCACTTACTGTTGAGCATAATGGTAAAACTAAGTTATTATTTCATTTAGATCATTTTTTTCCAAAAAGCACTTATCCTTACTTAAGTTTATCCTATTACAATCTAATTCCATGTTGCGCCAGTTGCAATATGAGTAAATCCAATAAACCTTATCAGATAAAAGAAAATATTCATCCTTATATTGACAGTTTAGATGAGATAGCAAAATACGAAGCTACCTATAAAAGTTTAGCGTTATTTCTTTTAGATATAAATAAAAATGAGAACGACATTGAATTACAGCTTAATGTTAGGAAGAAATTTTTAGGTGATTTAAAAACTGAAAACAAATTAAATAATTACAAAAACGAATTTAAGGTAGAGACACAATATCAACAATTTAAAGATGTTGTTGGTGAAACTTATCTTAAGGGATTGTATTATAATAATTACAGAAAAAAAGAACTCACAGACTTCTTCAAAAAAAAGAAAGGTATTTCATTAACCCAAGAAATGATTCATCGTTTTATTGTAGGTAATTATACAGAAAATAAAGACTTACTTAAAAGACCATTAGCTAAGATGATGAAAGATATAAGCGAAGATTTTAAATTGATTTAA